In the genome of Hymenobacter cellulosivorans, one region contains:
- the rimM gene encoding ribosome maturation factor RimM (Essential for efficient processing of 16S rRNA) yields MTIDDCYLLGSLGKTHGLKGFVVAFMDVADLDEYRGLKSVYLELPGKPGKLVPYGVDKLQPQADDRALLKLTGIDSIEAAEPLRNAKLYRPLAELPELEDDQFYFHDVIGYTVVDAVLGELGTVETFYEMPQQDLMGMRYKGKEVLVPVVDELVSRADQAEKKLYVNLPEGLLDVYLSPASRERDEPDEFDGPDTDEEQEDQK; encoded by the coding sequence ATGACTATCGACGACTGCTATTTGCTGGGCTCTCTGGGCAAAACGCACGGCCTGAAGGGCTTTGTAGTGGCCTTCATGGACGTAGCCGACCTGGATGAGTACCGCGGCCTGAAATCGGTGTACTTGGAGCTGCCCGGCAAGCCCGGTAAACTCGTGCCCTATGGCGTGGACAAGCTCCAGCCCCAGGCCGACGACCGGGCCCTGCTCAAGCTCACCGGCATCGACTCGATAGAAGCCGCCGAACCTCTGCGCAACGCTAAGCTCTACCGCCCGCTGGCCGAGCTACCCGAGCTGGAAGACGACCAGTTCTACTTCCACGACGTGATTGGCTACACCGTAGTCGATGCCGTGCTAGGCGAGCTGGGTACCGTGGAAACCTTCTACGAGATGCCCCAGCAGGATTTGATGGGCATGCGCTACAAGGGCAAGGAAGTATTGGTACCGGTGGTGGACGAACTGGTTTCCCGCGCCGACCAGGCCGAGAAAAAGCTCTACGTGAACCTTCCTGAAGGCCTGCTCGACGTGTACCTGAGCCCAGCCTCCCGGGAGCGGGACGAGCCCGACGAATTCGATGGTCCCGACACGGACGAGGAGCAAGAAGACCAGAAGTAA
- a CDS encoding RluA family pseudouridine synthase, whose protein sequence is MNRPNIWSEQKEILFEDNHLLIINKPAGVLVQGDNTGDEPLSVKAAEYLRFKYKKPGAAFVGVAHRLDRPVSGVVALAKTSKALSRLNEMFRDNKVHKTYWALVGKCPEPNSGHLTHWLVKDPIRNVTKAYPKMHPQGLKADLDYQVLGQAGNRFLIQVNPITGRPHQIRVQLATGLGTPIVGDVKYGFLAPLPDVSIALHARQLEFEHPVTKEAMCFRAPVPEMAHWEAAQTFYTV, encoded by the coding sequence GTGAATCGTCCTAATATTTGGTCGGAGCAGAAAGAAATTCTGTTCGAAGACAACCACTTGCTCATCATCAACAAGCCCGCCGGGGTGCTGGTGCAGGGCGACAATACCGGGGATGAGCCGCTGTCGGTGAAGGCCGCGGAATACCTCCGGTTTAAGTACAAAAAGCCCGGCGCGGCCTTCGTGGGTGTAGCGCACCGCCTCGACCGGCCCGTGAGCGGCGTCGTGGCCCTGGCCAAAACCAGCAAGGCCCTAAGCCGGCTGAACGAAATGTTCCGTGACAACAAGGTGCACAAAACCTATTGGGCCCTGGTCGGGAAGTGCCCCGAGCCCAACAGCGGCCACCTGACCCACTGGCTGGTGAAAGACCCGATCCGCAACGTGACCAAGGCCTACCCCAAAATGCACCCCCAGGGCCTGAAGGCCGACCTGGATTACCAGGTGCTGGGCCAGGCTGGCAACCGATTTCTGATCCAAGTAAACCCTATTACCGGCCGCCCTCACCAGATTCGGGTGCAGCTGGCTACCGGCCTGGGCACACCCATCGTCGGCGACGTGAAATACGGCTTCTTGGCTCCCCTGCCCGACGTCAGCATTGCTTTGCACGCCCGGCAGCTGGAGTTTGAGCATCCCGTTACCAAAGAGGCTATGTGCTTCCGGGCGCCGGTGCCCGAAATGGCGCACTGGGAAGCCGCCCAAACCTTCTACACGGTCTAG
- a CDS encoding acyl-CoA desaturase — MPILIFFVAHYYLSLFTQTFYLHRYAAHKMFTMNKFWERFFFLFTYICQGSSFLSPRAYALLHRMHHAYSDTEMDPHSPLFSSNAFSMMWKTKNIYNDVLNRNYAAAERFEGDYPEWSLIENLGDKWYSRVAWGTLYVLFYVQFATAWWMFLLLPIHFLMGPIHGAIVNWGGHKYGYQNFDNHDHSKNTLALDFLAFGELFQNNHHKLPMRVNFGVKWWEFDPTYSVIWTLDKAGVIKIKRKVTAQKLQAAA, encoded by the coding sequence ATGCCGATACTTATTTTCTTTGTAGCGCACTACTACCTGTCGCTCTTCACGCAGACGTTCTATCTGCACCGCTACGCCGCCCACAAGATGTTCACGATGAACAAATTCTGGGAGCGGTTCTTCTTTCTCTTCACCTACATCTGCCAGGGCTCCTCGTTCCTGTCGCCCCGGGCCTACGCGCTGCTGCACCGCATGCACCACGCCTACTCCGACACGGAAATGGACCCGCATTCGCCCCTGTTTTCGTCGAATGCCTTCAGCATGATGTGGAAGACCAAGAACATCTATAACGATGTGCTGAACCGCAACTACGCCGCGGCCGAGCGGTTCGAAGGCGACTACCCCGAGTGGTCCCTCATCGAAAACCTGGGCGACAAATGGTACTCCCGCGTGGCCTGGGGTACGCTCTACGTACTGTTCTACGTGCAGTTTGCCACCGCCTGGTGGATGTTCTTGCTGCTGCCGATTCACTTCCTGATGGGTCCCATCCACGGCGCTATCGTCAACTGGGGCGGCCACAAGTACGGCTACCAGAACTTCGACAACCACGACCACAGCAAGAACACCCTGGCCCTGGACTTCCTGGCCTTTGGGGAGCTGTTTCAGAACAACCACCACAAGCTGCCCATGCGCGTCAACTTCGGCGTGAAGTGGTGGGAGTTTGACCCCACGTACTCGGTTATCTGGACCTTGGACAAAGCCGGTGTCATCAAAATAAAGCGGAAAGTAACTGCCCAGAAACTGCAAGCCGCCGCGTAA
- a CDS encoding N-acetylmuramoyl-L-alanine amidase family protein: MRNIVALCLSGLLFLSGSSGAVVPGAPGVPRPKYHLRTVVLDAGHGGKDRGCTGVKAREADVSLKIILELGKIIEENMPDVKVVYTRKTDVFVELADRAGVANKHGADLFISVHCNASVPSAFGTEVWTMGPHKTEMNLSVAKRENAVILQEDNYQERYSGFDPTSPQSHILFSLYQSAHMVNSLRFAQQVDRQFRTTVKRHSRGVKQAGFLVLWKSTMPSVLIEAGFLTNRTEEQYLNDKSGQTYMASGIYRAFRDYKTELEAMNGE; the protein is encoded by the coding sequence GTGCGGAATATTGTCGCTCTTTGCCTGTCGGGTCTGCTTTTTCTTTCGGGCTCGTCGGGCGCCGTGGTTCCGGGTGCGCCCGGCGTGCCCCGGCCCAAGTATCATCTGCGCACCGTTGTGCTCGATGCCGGTCACGGTGGAAAGGACCGTGGCTGCACCGGCGTGAAGGCCCGGGAGGCCGACGTGTCCCTGAAAATCATTCTGGAGCTAGGCAAAATCATCGAGGAGAATATGCCCGACGTGAAGGTGGTTTACACCCGCAAGACCGACGTGTTTGTCGAGCTGGCCGACCGCGCCGGGGTGGCCAACAAGCACGGGGCCGACCTCTTCATCTCGGTACACTGCAACGCCAGCGTTCCGTCGGCTTTCGGCACCGAAGTCTGGACCATGGGGCCGCACAAGACGGAGATGAACCTGTCGGTGGCCAAGCGGGAAAACGCCGTAATTCTGCAGGAGGACAACTATCAGGAGCGCTACAGCGGCTTCGACCCGACCTCACCCCAGAGCCACATCTTATTTTCGCTCTACCAGAGCGCCCACATGGTCAACAGCCTGCGCTTTGCCCAGCAGGTCGACCGGCAGTTTCGCACGACTGTCAAGCGGCATTCGCGCGGGGTCAAGCAGGCCGGGTTTCTGGTGCTCTGGAAATCCACCATGCCCTCGGTGCTGATTGAAGCAGGCTTCCTGACCAACCGTACGGAGGAGCAGTATCTAAACGATAAGTCCGGGCAAACGTATATGGCCTCGGGCATCTACCGGGCTTTCCGGGATTATAAAACCGAATTGGAAGCCATGAATGGAGAATAA
- a CDS encoding 30S ribosomal protein S16, producing MAVKIRLARRGRKKAAQFDIVVADARAPRDGRFIEKIGTYDPNTNPASINFDGDKAFDWIMKGAQPTDTVRAMLSYRGVLYRKHLQLGVIKGAISQDVADERFTAWKEQKDAKIEGKRTSLGSAKDEARKAALAAETKVKEARAEALRIKNTPVAAPAAEAAEGETTEAAASTEGTEEAGA from the coding sequence ATGGCAGTTAAAATCCGCCTCGCCCGTCGTGGCCGCAAAAAGGCCGCTCAATTTGACATCGTAGTAGCTGACGCCCGCGCCCCTCGCGACGGCCGTTTCATCGAGAAAATCGGTACCTACGACCCCAACACCAACCCTGCATCCATCAACTTCGACGGCGACAAAGCTTTCGACTGGATCATGAAGGGTGCTCAGCCCACCGACACGGTGCGCGCTATGCTCTCTTACCGTGGTGTTCTCTACCGCAAGCACCTGCAGCTGGGTGTTATCAAAGGTGCCATCTCGCAGGACGTAGCCGACGAGCGTTTCACTGCCTGGAAAGAGCAGAAAGACGCTAAAATCGAAGGCAAGCGCACTTCGCTGGGCTCGGCTAAGGATGAAGCCCGCAAGGCTGCCCTGGCTGCTGAGACCAAAGTGAAAGAAGCTCGCGCCGAGGCTCTGCGTATCAAAAATACGCCCGTAGCCGCCCCCGCTGCTGAAGCTGCCGAAGGTGAAACGACCGAAGCTGCTGCTTCGACCGAAGGCACCGAGGAAGCCGGCGCCTAA
- the panB gene encoding 3-methyl-2-oxobutanoate hydroxymethyltransferase: MSQHKEVKLVTTHQLLAMKRRGEKISMLTAYDFSMATILDGAGIDVLLVGDSASNVMAGHETTLPITLDQMIYHAQSVVRAVKRALVVVDMPFGSYQGNSSEALRSAIRIMKESGAHSIKLEGGAEIKESITRILTAGIPVMGHLGLTPQSIYKFGTYTVRAKEEAEAQKLIEDAQLLQDLGCFALVLEKIPSSLAKQVAEKLSIPVIGIGAGPDVDGQVLVVHDMLGITKEFKPRFLRRYAELADLMHDAVTRYVQDVKSHDFPSAEEAY; encoded by the coding sequence ATGTCGCAGCACAAAGAAGTTAAGCTCGTTACCACGCATCAACTCCTGGCCATGAAACGGCGGGGAGAAAAGATTTCGATGCTCACCGCCTACGACTTTTCGATGGCCACCATCCTCGACGGGGCGGGCATCGACGTGCTGCTGGTCGGCGACTCGGCTTCTAACGTAATGGCGGGCCACGAAACGACGCTGCCCATCACCCTGGACCAAATGATTTACCACGCCCAAAGCGTGGTGCGGGCCGTGAAGCGGGCCTTGGTCGTGGTCGATATGCCCTTTGGCTCCTACCAAGGCAACTCGTCGGAGGCGCTGCGCTCGGCTATCCGCATCATGAAAGAATCGGGGGCCCACTCCATCAAGCTCGAAGGCGGGGCCGAAATCAAGGAGTCCATTACCCGGATTCTGACGGCTGGTATTCCGGTTATGGGCCATTTGGGCCTCACGCCCCAGAGTATTTACAAGTTTGGCACGTACACGGTGCGGGCCAAGGAAGAAGCCGAAGCCCAGAAGCTTATCGAAGACGCCCAGTTGCTCCAGGATTTGGGCTGCTTCGCCCTGGTGCTTGAAAAAATTCCGTCGAGCTTGGCCAAACAGGTAGCCGAAAAGCTCTCCATTCCCGTTATCGGTATCGGTGCCGGCCCCGACGTGGACGGCCAGGTGTTGGTGGTGCACGACATGCTGGGCATCACCAAGGAGTTTAAGCCCCGCTTCCTGCGCCGCTACGCCGAGCTGGCCGACCTGATGCACGACGCCGTGACGCGCTACGTGCAGGACGTAAAAAGCCACGATTTCCCCAGCGCCGAGGAAGCATACTAA
- a CDS encoding MlaD family protein yields MSKEIKVALLGIVALAALYIGFNFLKGSNLLSSDRTYFAKYDNVDGLTVGNPVILNGIKVGQVKNMELLPEDRNRIRVSLELQKGIMVGDSTVASLSGSLLGSKTITLFLGKNSKVYEGGEELKSYTVASITDAFQAKALPVLGTVDSTLMKVNGFLSKEAKVSLQATLLNAQGSTEALKNLLIMNQRNINQITTNMAKLTAELNKTSTKFDRIASNFSQLSDSLKNAPVGPAMRKLNATMTEAQSSMTALNKAMTDQKGSLGKLINNDSLYTNLNATAASSNALLVDLKANPKRYVHFSVFGGGGKDKTKKETTKKADGEIKVEEKKVETTPSIGATDSTVK; encoded by the coding sequence GTGTCGAAAGAAATTAAAGTAGCCCTGCTGGGCATCGTTGCCCTAGCAGCCTTATATATCGGGTTCAACTTCCTGAAAGGCAGCAACCTGCTGTCCTCCGACCGAACCTATTTCGCCAAGTATGACAACGTGGATGGTTTGACCGTGGGCAACCCGGTTATCCTCAACGGCATCAAGGTCGGGCAGGTCAAGAACATGGAGCTGCTGCCCGAAGACCGGAACCGCATCCGCGTGTCGTTGGAGCTGCAGAAGGGCATCATGGTAGGCGACTCCACGGTAGCCAGCCTTTCGGGCTCCTTGCTGGGCAGCAAGACCATTACCCTGTTTCTGGGCAAGAACTCGAAGGTCTACGAAGGGGGAGAGGAGCTCAAGTCCTACACCGTAGCCAGCATCACCGACGCCTTCCAGGCCAAAGCCCTGCCTGTGCTCGGCACCGTCGACTCAACGCTGATGAAGGTCAACGGCTTTCTGAGCAAGGAAGCCAAGGTAAGCCTGCAGGCCACGCTGCTCAACGCCCAGGGCTCGACAGAGGCCCTGAAAAACCTGCTGATTATGAATCAGCGCAACATCAACCAGATTACGACCAACATGGCCAAGCTCACGGCTGAGCTGAACAAGACCAGCACCAAGTTTGACCGGATTGCCTCCAACTTCTCCCAACTGAGCGACTCGCTGAAAAACGCCCCGGTAGGTCCGGCCATGCGCAAGCTCAACGCCACTATGACCGAGGCGCAAAGCTCGATGACGGCCCTCAACAAGGCCATGACCGACCAGAAAGGCTCCCTGGGCAAGCTCATCAACAACGACTCGCTCTACACCAACCTCAACGCCACGGCCGCCAGCTCCAACGCCTTGCTCGTGGATTTGAAAGCCAACCCCAAGCGCTACGTGCACTTCTCGGTGTTTGGCGGGGGCGGCAAGGACAAGACCAAAAAGGAAACGACCAAGAAAGCCGACGGCGAAATCAAAGTGGAGGAAAAGAAGGTAGAAACCACCCCCTCTATCGGCGCCACCGACTCCACGGTAAAATAG
- a CDS encoding acyl-CoA carboxylase subunit beta, translated as MNLEFNKNEDSIKQLTFQLSQRLKKVQLGGGEKRIEAHKAKGKLTARERIAYLIDKDSQTVEIGAFAGEGMYKEEGGCPSGGVVVVIGYVQGRQCVIVANDATVKAGAWFPITAKKNLRAQEISIENKLPIIYLVDSAGVYLPMQDEIFPDKEHFGRIFRNNAVMSSMGIVQLAAIMGPCVAGGAYLPIMSDEAMIVDGTGSVFLAGSYLVKSAIGESIDNETLGGATTHSEISGVTDYKFATDEECLDHIRNIFDKLGANPTAGFSRKAPVAPAKDEKEILGLLPADRVKPYDMMDIIERLVDNSEFEPYKDLYGQTLICGLARIDGWAVGIVANQRKIVKTKKGAMQMGGVIYSDSADKAARFIMNCNQKKIPLVFLHDVSGFMVGSQSEHGGIIKDGAKMVNAMSNSVVPKFSVIIGNSYGAGNYAMCGKAYDPRLIVAWPTAQLAVMSGAAAANTLLQIQVASLKAKGEEITPEAEKELLDRIKAKYDEQLSPYYAAARLWVDAVIDPLETRKVISEGISMANHAPIEKQYNVGVIQV; from the coding sequence ATGAACCTTGAATTCAACAAGAACGAAGACAGCATTAAGCAGCTTACTTTTCAACTTTCCCAGCGCCTGAAGAAGGTGCAGCTCGGCGGCGGCGAGAAGCGCATTGAGGCCCATAAGGCTAAGGGCAAGCTCACGGCCCGGGAAAGAATTGCGTATCTGATTGACAAGGATTCCCAGACGGTCGAAATCGGCGCCTTTGCCGGTGAGGGAATGTACAAGGAGGAGGGAGGCTGCCCCTCGGGCGGCGTGGTGGTCGTTATCGGCTACGTGCAGGGCCGGCAGTGCGTGATTGTGGCCAACGACGCCACGGTAAAAGCCGGGGCCTGGTTTCCGATTACGGCCAAGAAAAACCTGCGGGCCCAGGAAATCAGCATCGAAAACAAGCTGCCCATTATCTACCTCGTCGACTCGGCCGGGGTGTACCTGCCGATGCAGGACGAAATCTTCCCCGATAAGGAGCACTTCGGCCGCATCTTCCGCAACAATGCCGTGATGAGCTCCATGGGCATCGTGCAACTGGCCGCTATTATGGGCCCCTGCGTGGCTGGTGGTGCCTACTTGCCGATTATGTCCGACGAAGCTATGATTGTGGACGGCACCGGCTCGGTATTCCTGGCGGGTTCCTACCTGGTGAAGTCGGCCATTGGTGAGAGTATCGACAACGAGACGCTGGGCGGTGCTACCACTCACTCCGAAATTTCGGGCGTGACGGACTACAAGTTTGCCACCGATGAGGAGTGCCTCGACCATATCCGCAACATCTTCGACAAGCTCGGCGCCAACCCCACGGCCGGCTTCTCGCGCAAAGCGCCCGTGGCCCCGGCCAAGGACGAGAAGGAAATCCTGGGTTTGCTGCCCGCCGACCGGGTGAAGCCCTACGACATGATGGACATCATCGAGCGGCTGGTTGACAACTCGGAGTTTGAGCCCTACAAGGACCTTTACGGGCAGACGCTGATCTGCGGGCTGGCCCGCATCGACGGCTGGGCCGTGGGCATCGTGGCCAATCAGCGCAAAATCGTCAAGACCAAGAAGGGGGCTATGCAGATGGGCGGGGTTATCTACTCCGACTCGGCCGACAAAGCCGCGCGCTTTATCATGAACTGCAACCAGAAGAAGATTCCGCTGGTATTCCTGCACGACGTGTCGGGCTTTATGGTGGGCTCCCAATCCGAGCACGGCGGCATTATCAAGGATGGGGCGAAAATGGTGAATGCCATGAGTAACTCGGTGGTGCCTAAGTTCTCGGTTATCATCGGCAACAGCTACGGGGCCGGCAACTACGCCATGTGCGGCAAGGCCTACGACCCCCGCCTCATCGTGGCCTGGCCCACGGCCCAGTTGGCCGTAATGAGCGGCGCGGCAGCGGCCAACACGCTGCTCCAGATTCAGGTGGCTTCGCTCAAAGCCAAGGGCGAGGAAATCACGCCCGAAGCCGAAAAGGAACTGCTGGACCGCATCAAGGCCAAGTACGATGAGCAACTCTCGCCGTACTACGCCGCTGCCCGCCTCTGGGTCGACGCCGTCATCGACCCGCTCGAAACCCGCAAGGTGATTTCCGAAGGCATTAGCATGGCCAACCACGCGCCCATTGAGAAGCAGTACAACGTGGGCGTGATTCAGGTGTAA
- the trmD gene encoding tRNA (guanosine(37)-N1)-methyltransferase TrmD, whose translation MRLDIVTCQPELLTSPFAVSIVKRAQEKGLAEIHVHDLRRYAINKHGQIDDYVFGGGAGMVLRVEPIAACFDELLAERRYDAVIYMTPDGETLRQPLVNRLSLAGNLLILCGHYKGVDERIRKAYITHEISVGDYVLSGGELGAAILVDAVVRLLPGVLGNEESALSDSFQDNLLAPPVYTRPAEWRGEKVPDILLSGNTPLVETWRHEQAVERTRQRRPDLLAE comes from the coding sequence ATGCGCCTTGATATCGTCACCTGCCAGCCCGAATTGCTGACCAGCCCTTTCGCCGTTTCCATCGTGAAGCGGGCCCAGGAAAAAGGCTTGGCTGAAATTCACGTGCACGATTTGCGGCGCTACGCCATCAACAAGCACGGGCAGATTGACGACTACGTGTTCGGCGGCGGAGCCGGTATGGTTCTGCGGGTCGAGCCCATTGCCGCTTGCTTCGACGAGCTGCTGGCCGAGCGCCGCTACGACGCCGTCATCTACATGACGCCCGATGGCGAGACCTTGCGCCAGCCCTTGGTCAACCGGCTTTCATTGGCGGGCAACCTGCTCATTCTCTGCGGCCACTACAAGGGCGTGGACGAGCGGATTCGCAAGGCCTATATCACCCACGAAATCAGCGTGGGCGACTATGTGCTAAGCGGGGGCGAGCTGGGAGCTGCTATTCTGGTAGACGCCGTGGTGCGGCTCTTGCCGGGTGTACTCGGCAACGAGGAGTCGGCCCTGAGCGACTCGTTTCAGGACAACCTGCTAGCCCCACCCGTGTACACTCGTCCTGCGGAATGGCGGGGCGAAAAGGTGCCTGATATTCTACTCTCCGGCAACACGCCGCTGGTAGAGACCTGGCGCCACGAGCAAGCCGTGGAACGGACGCGTCAGCGCCGCCCCGACTTACTGGCAGAATAA
- a CDS encoding putative LPS assembly protein LptD: MAALWLHSSSTAWAQRRARVPAPAGVPGLSAPAGAGRPSAVGTDTTRTRRLLAATDTSRTADSLRVAARPKGDIETTIKYSAKDSIRFEVQNKVARLYNKSSIDYGDMDLQAQRITVDYSSNLLTAEGAADTTGKVVGRPVFKDGGGTYTAGRINYNFKTKRGKIAEAVTQQGEGYLHAETIKKNELNEIFGRNGRYTTCNLEHPHFFINATKMKVIPREKVVTGPFNMVIGDIPTPLGFLFGYFPTPGKSRASGLLFPTFGQTSDRGFALRNGGYYWVVNDNIGVRLTGDIYSGVGNSFGGYNLMAETQYLKRYSYTGLLNFSYSSRPPDIILPSTSVNTNLEYRRPRSARTLWVNWNHTPTPRPGGGRFSASVAAGSPDFNRQNSYDPRRYLAAAFNSTVQYSKTIRNSPVNYNVQLTQSQTTSGIMTFTLPNLSVGVARQYPYEWFGLAPQGRFYEQFSISYDLQARNELSNQVAARSLANGLPLLGGTNEGSVIPVRFSNLRPFLRNARNGMQHNFQISLGSYPVLKHIIVQPSVRYQQYWFGQRLRYSYNQAAQAVRIDTVRGFNVVSEQSAGVSMSTNIYGTLVRKGTHKIQAIRHKIAPSVSFSYSPDYTGRSSLNWVNPVELNALTNSQGQPYNVRDKQRGRILNPVSFSRYNNFIYSTPNSIRASVISFAVNNQVEMKVRNNNDTTGTTPFEKVSLIDGLDLGTTYNLAADSLNLAPLSMSFHTQIARKVSVIANASFEFYQRDSTGRAIDRFLLDQPNRRLARLAFADFSLNYQFNPAQGKKKSTVKRDVAPTNTLGSPNQINPYEEYVDFDIPWELTTSFAVRYVDPGPIPTRRFYVRPRPITSAALQVNGSVKLTPNFRFGYSTSYDFISKRPVAPNLDFYRDLHCWQISGYWAPFGEFRGYGVTISAKSSLLQDLKLNRNRSFWNR, encoded by the coding sequence GTGGCTGCGCTCTGGCTCCACAGTAGTTCCACGGCCTGGGCCCAACGCCGGGCCAGGGTTCCGGCCCCAGCTGGCGTACCCGGCCTAAGCGCCCCAGCGGGTGCGGGCCGGCCTTCTGCCGTGGGCACCGACACGACCCGTACCCGCCGCCTGCTGGCCGCCACCGATACCAGCCGCACCGCCGACTCGCTGCGGGTGGCGGCCCGGCCCAAGGGCGACATTGAAACCACCATTAAATATTCGGCCAAGGACTCGATTCGGTTTGAAGTCCAGAATAAGGTGGCCCGGCTCTACAACAAGTCCAGCATCGACTACGGCGACATGGACCTGCAGGCCCAGCGCATCACCGTCGACTACAGCAGCAACCTGCTCACGGCCGAAGGCGCCGCCGATACGACCGGTAAAGTCGTGGGCCGGCCCGTATTCAAAGACGGGGGCGGCACCTACACCGCGGGCCGCATCAATTACAACTTCAAAACCAAGCGGGGCAAGATTGCCGAGGCCGTAACCCAACAGGGCGAGGGTTACCTGCACGCCGAAACCATCAAGAAAAACGAGCTGAACGAAATCTTCGGCCGCAACGGGCGCTACACCACCTGTAACCTGGAGCACCCGCACTTCTTCATCAATGCTACCAAGATGAAGGTCATTCCGCGGGAGAAAGTAGTGACCGGGCCTTTCAACATGGTTATCGGTGACATTCCTACGCCGCTGGGCTTCCTATTTGGCTACTTCCCGACCCCGGGCAAAAGCCGGGCCTCGGGCCTGCTGTTTCCCACTTTCGGCCAAACCTCGGACCGGGGCTTTGCCCTGCGCAACGGCGGCTACTACTGGGTAGTCAACGACAACATCGGCGTGCGCCTGACCGGCGACATCTACTCGGGCGTCGGCAACTCCTTTGGGGGCTACAACCTGATGGCCGAGACGCAATACCTGAAGCGCTACTCCTATACGGGCCTGCTGAACTTCTCCTACAGCTCGCGCCCCCCGGATATTATTCTGCCTTCGACCTCAGTTAATACCAACCTGGAGTACCGCCGGCCCCGCTCGGCCCGCACGCTGTGGGTCAACTGGAACCACACGCCTACGCCCCGACCCGGCGGCGGCCGGTTCTCGGCCAGCGTGGCCGCGGGTAGCCCCGACTTCAACCGGCAGAACAGTTACGACCCGCGGCGCTACTTGGCGGCGGCCTTCAACTCGACGGTTCAGTACTCCAAAACGATTCGCAACTCGCCGGTCAACTACAACGTGCAGCTCACCCAGAGCCAGACCACGAGCGGCATCATGACCTTTACCCTGCCCAACCTGTCGGTGGGTGTGGCCCGGCAGTACCCGTATGAGTGGTTTGGGCTGGCTCCCCAGGGCCGCTTTTACGAGCAGTTCTCCATCAGCTACGACCTGCAGGCCCGCAATGAGCTGAGCAATCAGGTAGCCGCCCGCTCCCTGGCGAATGGGCTGCCCCTGCTCGGAGGCACCAACGAGGGCAGCGTGATTCCGGTACGCTTTTCCAACCTGCGGCCCTTTCTGCGCAATGCCCGCAACGGCATGCAGCACAACTTCCAGATTTCGCTGGGTAGCTACCCCGTACTCAAGCACATCATTGTGCAGCCTTCGGTGCGCTACCAGCAGTACTGGTTTGGTCAGCGCCTCCGGTATTCCTACAACCAGGCCGCCCAGGCCGTTCGCATCGACACCGTGCGCGGCTTCAACGTAGTATCGGAACAGTCGGCGGGCGTGAGCATGAGCACCAATATCTACGGGACGCTGGTCCGCAAAGGCACCCATAAGATTCAGGCTATCCGCCACAAGATTGCGCCCAGCGTCAGCTTTAGCTATTCGCCCGATTACACCGGGCGCAGCAGCCTTAACTGGGTTAATCCAGTCGAACTGAACGCCTTGACCAACAGCCAGGGTCAACCCTACAACGTGCGCGATAAGCAAAGGGGGCGGATTCTGAACCCGGTGAGCTTCTCGCGCTACAACAACTTCATTTACTCGACTCCCAACAGCATCCGGGCCAGCGTCATTTCCTTCGCGGTAAACAACCAGGTGGAAATGAAGGTGCGCAACAACAACGACACGACCGGCACGACGCCCTTCGAGAAAGTAAGCCTGATTGACGGCCTTGACCTGGGCACCACTTACAACCTGGCTGCCGACTCGCTGAACCTGGCGCCGCTGTCCATGTCGTTTCACACCCAAATTGCCCGCAAGGTGAGTGTGATTGCCAATGCCAGCTTCGAATTCTACCAGCGCGACTCCACCGGCCGGGCTATCGACCGGTTCTTGCTGGACCAGCCCAACCGCCGCCTGGCCCGCCTGGCCTTCGCCGACTTCTCGCTTAACTACCAGTTCAACCCGGCCCAGGGCAAAAAGAAGTCGACTGTGAAGCGCGACGTGGCCCCGACTAACACGCTGGGCTCACCCAATCAAATCAATCCCTACGAGGAGTACGTCGACTTCGACATTCCCTGGGAGCTGACGACGAGCTTTGCCGTTCGTTATGTCGACCCGGGCCCAATCCCGACCCGCCGCTTCTACGTGCGGCCCCGGCCTATCACCTCAGCCGCACTGCAGGTCAATGGCTCGGTGAAGCTCACGCCCAACTTCCGGTTTGGCTACAGCACCAGCTATGACTTTATCAGCAAGCGCCCAGTGGCCCCGAACCTGGATTTTTACCGCGACCTGCACTGCTGGCAAATCTCGGGGTACTGGGCTCCCTTTGGCGAGTTCCGGGGCTACGGCGTGACGATTTCGGCCAAGTCGTCGTTGTTGCAGGACCTGAAGCTCAACCGCAACCGCAGCTTCTGGAACCGTTAA